Genomic segment of Candidatus Flexicrinis affinis:
CTATTGCTGATTCACTTGGCAATGCTGTCTGCTGGGCTACTTTGTTTTGCGAGTTTGGGCTCACTGCTGCGCACACGATGGTTCCGACTCGCGTACTCGGTGTGGATTGCCCTAACGTTGTTTGCGATCGTTGTTCCCGTCTTTGTGGAGCCTTGTGAGGAAAGAGGAGCCACGATTGTATGCTATCCCGACGGGGGTAACACAACATACTTCCGAGTACTTGACAACGGAGTGTTGGTGCGACAATCGAAGTGAGATGGAATGCTCGCAACCAGCTCACGAGCGACGGGATGAGCGCATTCAGCTACGCCTACGAACCTCACCCCCCGGCCCCCTCTCCAAAAGGCGAGGGGGAGAATGGCCCACGGCGCTTTCGCCCCTCTCCCCGCTTGCGAGGGAGAGGGGTTGGGGGTGAGGGGCCATTCGCAAAGCGCGGCGGAGTACGATCCGTTCGGCGAGCCGATTGTGGCGCCGGTGGGAACCGCGTACGGCTTCACGGGCGAGCTGACCGATGGGAACGGGCTGGTGTATCTGCGTGCGCGGTATCTGGCGCCCTCGCTCGGCACGTTTGCCAGTCGCGATCCGTGGCGGGGGAGCGCATCCGCGCCGCGGACGTGGAACGGCTACGCGTGGGTCGAGGGCAACGTGGTCAACCGGGTCGATCCGGGTGGGATGCAGTCCATTACGTCGACTCCGACGCCGACACCGACAGTATCGTGTCCGCAAACGCCGCAACCCACGTTCATGTCTATTGCACCAACGGCGACATCCACGCCGGACCCGACGCTGTTTACTGCTGCAGTGCTCCAGCAGACCGCAACGCCAACTGCACCTAATGGCCTCATGTCGAATCAGCCCGAAATGGTTCCGACGCCGGCAGGAGACTACCTTGAAGAGTATTGGGCGCGAGAAAAACTGCGGGGCAATCCCGACGTTGTCGGCTTTCTGGCTGCGCTCACAGGTGGTCTGATACTTACCGGCGCAGCTATTGTCGCATGGCCTGTGGTTGGGCCAGCGGTTGCGGCGGCAGCACGGTTCGCGGCCACAAACCCCTTTACTCGCGGCTTCATTGCTGGAGGCACGGCGGAAATGGCCAAGCAGGTCTT
This window contains:
- a CDS encoding RHS repeat-associated core domain-containing protein — translated: MRGHSQSAAEYDPFGEPIVAPVGTAYGFTGELTDGNGLVYLRARYLAPSLGTFASRDPWRGSASAPRTWNGYAWVEGNVVNRVDPGGMQSITSTPTPTPTVSCPQTPQPTFMSIAPTATSTPDPTLFTAAVLQQTATPTAPNGLMSNQPEMVPTPAGDYLEEYWAREKLRGNPDVVGFLAALTGGLILTGAAIVAWPVVGPAVAAAARFAATNPFTRGFIAGGTAEMAKQVFLEETPLNEIDAWDVMVSGIATGAAVVLPSRAIANIEGPWWAIEVLRLNAIVATLGAGEILKGDVPLVAEGSEGQQSSIWISPYATHLQQFAPGGLLSDIAWELLTTISEHLLNEQR